The following proteins are co-located in the Caulobacter henricii genome:
- a CDS encoding DUF190 domain-containing protein translates to MTADRLHILRIFIDADVLEADQPYSKVLFERAKALGIANASALQVAESYGGAGIVHGAKALDLAPGGRVIIELVDQEDRLRAFLDTLGPGEDVGLVTLETIAVVKHGGHHHHSAT, encoded by the coding sequence ATGACCGCTGATCGCCTTCACATCTTGCGCATCTTTATCGACGCAGACGTGCTCGAAGCGGATCAACCCTACTCCAAAGTGTTGTTCGAGCGCGCCAAGGCGTTGGGGATCGCGAATGCTAGCGCCCTTCAAGTCGCCGAGTCTTACGGGGGCGCTGGCATTGTCCATGGGGCAAAAGCCTTGGATCTCGCGCCCGGAGGGCGCGTGATCATCGAACTGGTCGATCAGGAGGATCGTTTGCGCGCGTTCCTCGACACCCTCGGCCCGGGCGAGGACGTCGGCCTTGTGACGCTTGAGACTATCGCTGTCGTCAAGCACGGCGGCCATCACCACCACTCAGCAACCTGA
- a CDS encoding heavy metal translocating P-type ATPase encodes MADPMGHAHHQHGSGCTHGPATADIAKTIDPVCGMTVNPETTAHKATHEGQPFFFCSAGCRAKFVADPQKYLADKPAAAESAPAGTIYTCPMHPEIRQVGPGSCPICGMALEPDLITADAGPNPELADMTRRFWIGLVLTVPVFALEMGGHLTGLMMRLSPATSGWIQLVLATPVVLWAGWPFFERGARSLVTRNLNMFTLIAMGIGVAWIFSVVAVLAPDVFPTAFRSADGSAPLYFEAAAVITVLVLLGQLLELRAREQTSGAIRALMDLAPKTARRVRSDGTDEEVTLDLITVGDSLRVRPGEKVPVDGEVTEGRVSIDESMVTGESMPVTRGPGDKVVGGAINKTGSFVMRAEKVGADTLLSQIVQMVAQAQRSRAPIQRMADRVSGWFVPAVILSAILAFAIWAFVGPEPALAHGLVAAVSVLIIACPCALGLATPISIMVGVGRGAHAGVLIKDAEALERFEKIDTLIVDKTGTLTEGRPAVTQILVVPGVDETDLLRLAASLERSSEHPLADAIVRAANDRSLLLTTPIDFDSPVGKGVMGQVEGRRILLGSPAFMVEQAIDTSALATKADALRKDGASAIFVAIDGQLAGVLAIADPIKSTTAEAVRQLKAEGIRLVMMTGDNRTTALAVAAKLGIDDVEADVLPQQKAAVVEKLRSEGRVVAMAGDGVNDAPALAAADVGIAMGAGADVAIESAGVTLLKGDLQGLIKARRLSRAVMRNIRQNLFFAFAYNVAGVPIAAGLLYPVFGLLLSPGIAALAMALSSVSVIGNALRLRAVKL; translated from the coding sequence ATGGCCGACCCAATGGGACATGCCCACCATCAGCACGGATCAGGCTGCACGCACGGACCGGCGACCGCCGACATCGCCAAGACGATCGATCCTGTCTGCGGCATGACGGTGAACCCCGAGACGACGGCCCACAAGGCGACGCACGAAGGGCAGCCCTTCTTCTTCTGCTCGGCGGGATGCCGCGCGAAGTTCGTGGCAGACCCGCAGAAATACCTGGCCGATAAGCCGGCCGCCGCAGAAAGCGCCCCCGCCGGGACCATCTACACCTGTCCTATGCACCCGGAGATTCGCCAGGTAGGGCCCGGGTCCTGCCCTATTTGCGGCATGGCGCTGGAGCCGGACTTGATCACGGCTGACGCGGGTCCCAATCCTGAGCTGGCCGACATGACGCGCCGGTTCTGGATCGGCCTTGTGCTGACGGTTCCGGTCTTCGCCCTGGAGATGGGCGGGCACCTCACCGGCCTGATGATGCGTCTTAGCCCCGCCACCTCAGGCTGGATCCAGCTGGTGCTGGCGACCCCGGTCGTGCTCTGGGCCGGCTGGCCCTTCTTCGAGCGTGGGGCGCGCTCGCTCGTTACCCGCAATCTCAATATGTTCACGCTCATCGCCATGGGCATCGGCGTGGCCTGGATATTCAGCGTTGTGGCCGTCTTGGCGCCGGACGTCTTCCCGACCGCCTTCCGATCCGCCGATGGCAGCGCGCCGCTCTATTTCGAAGCCGCCGCCGTCATCACGGTCCTTGTCCTGCTGGGCCAATTGCTCGAGCTGAGAGCCCGCGAGCAGACATCGGGGGCGATCCGCGCGCTGATGGACCTTGCGCCCAAGACCGCCCGTCGGGTGCGCAGCGACGGAACCGATGAAGAGGTTACCCTAGATCTCATCACCGTCGGCGACAGCCTGCGTGTTCGGCCTGGTGAAAAGGTTCCAGTCGACGGTGAGGTGACGGAGGGTCGCGTTTCAATCGACGAGTCTATGGTCACGGGCGAGTCGATGCCCGTCACCCGAGGGCCAGGCGATAAGGTGGTCGGCGGCGCGATCAACAAAACCGGCTCCTTTGTCATGCGCGCCGAAAAGGTCGGCGCTGACACTCTGCTGTCCCAGATCGTTCAGATGGTGGCCCAGGCGCAGCGTAGCCGCGCGCCCATTCAACGCATGGCAGACCGTGTTTCGGGCTGGTTCGTGCCAGCGGTTATCCTCTCGGCGATCCTCGCCTTCGCGATCTGGGCCTTCGTTGGACCCGAGCCTGCCCTAGCTCATGGCCTTGTCGCGGCGGTGTCGGTGCTGATCATCGCCTGTCCCTGCGCGCTTGGCCTGGCGACGCCTATTTCCATCATGGTGGGGGTTGGTCGGGGGGCGCATGCTGGCGTCCTGATCAAGGACGCCGAGGCCCTAGAGCGCTTCGAGAAGATCGACACCCTGATCGTCGACAAGACCGGCACCCTTACTGAAGGTCGGCCGGCGGTCACCCAAATCCTCGTGGTTCCCGGGGTTGACGAAACCGATCTACTCCGGCTTGCGGCGAGCCTGGAACGTTCCAGCGAGCACCCGCTGGCGGACGCTATCGTGCGGGCCGCGAACGATCGCAGCCTCCTGTTGACCACTCCCATCGACTTTGACTCGCCGGTCGGCAAGGGCGTCATGGGTCAAGTCGAGGGTCGCCGTATACTGCTCGGCTCGCCCGCCTTCATGGTGGAACAGGCCATCGACACGAGCGCATTGGCAACCAAGGCCGACGCGCTGAGAAAAGATGGCGCGTCGGCCATCTTCGTCGCCATCGATGGCCAGCTCGCGGGCGTTCTCGCAATCGCCGACCCCATCAAGTCGACGACAGCCGAAGCGGTCCGCCAGTTGAAGGCCGAGGGGATTCGTCTGGTGATGATGACCGGCGACAATCGAACTACAGCCCTTGCTGTGGCGGCCAAGTTGGGCATCGACGACGTAGAGGCCGATGTTCTGCCTCAGCAAAAAGCCGCAGTGGTTGAAAAGCTGCGATCAGAGGGCCGGGTGGTGGCCATGGCCGGTGACGGGGTGAACGACGCCCCTGCCCTCGCCGCTGCCGACGTTGGCATCGCCATGGGCGCAGGAGCCGACGTCGCCATTGAGAGCGCTGGGGTCACGCTGCTTAAAGGTGACTTGCAGGGCTTGATAAAGGCTCGGCGGCTGTCTCGCGCGGTGATGCGCAACATTCGTCAGAACCTATTTTTTGCCTTCGCCTACAATGTTGCGGGCGTCCCGATCGCTGCTGGCCTACTCTATCCGGTGTTTGGTCTGCTGCTGTCGCCGGGGATCGCGGCGCTAGCCATGGCGCTCTCGTCTGTCAGTGTGATCGGCAACGCGCTTCGCCTTCGCGCGGTAAAGCTCTGA
- a CDS encoding heavy metal translocating P-type ATPase, protein MASATPQTQTGRQPDPDPDPDRAHDHGGKSTDAHAHGGFLGERTELFFAIGSGVALAIGWLLSQKVSGLAPLSLFIIAYGLGGFFTIKEAVGSLRKGKFEIDSLMLVAAAGAAALGQWAEGALLLFLFSIGHALEHFAMGRARRAIEALAELAPECASVRRDGAIIDVPVEDLQIGDIVLVKPNERIASDGVVVVGQSSVNQAPVTGESVPVDKRPAADASLTFEKASAEHRVFAGTINGSGAIEVRVARVSSETTLARVVKMVAEAEAQRSPTQQFTDRFERLFVPAVLVGVGLLMLAFLVRDEPFSVSFYRAMAVLVAASPCALAISVPSAVLSGVARAGRGGVLVKGGGPLENLGTLTVLAFDKTGTLTEGKPRVTDVCPAQGVEEHQLLAVAIAVESLSDHPLAAAVVRDGGARLGDRPRMIAEGVSSLTGKGVEAQVEGQRVVIGKPGLFEGEDGEPMPDAVRAVASQLEAQGRTVMVVRQGDRYLGALGLMDTARPAAKAVIARLRLLGVKRIVMLSGDNQTVASAVARELGLDEAFGGLMPEDKVEFIKATKAQEGKVAMVGDGVNDAPAMANATVGIAMGAAGSDVALETADVALMADDLNHLPFAVGLSRQTSRVIKQNLWVSLGMVVFLIPATLLGLKIGEAVIFHEGSTLLVVANALRLLAYRDRTA, encoded by the coding sequence TTGGCCTCCGCCACGCCGCAGACGCAAACAGGGCGTCAGCCCGACCCCGACCCCGACCCCGACCGCGCGCATGATCACGGCGGCAAATCCACCGACGCCCACGCACATGGCGGTTTCCTCGGTGAACGCACTGAGCTGTTCTTTGCCATCGGCTCCGGCGTGGCCTTGGCGATCGGATGGCTACTCAGTCAGAAGGTCTCCGGTCTGGCGCCTTTGAGCCTGTTTATCATCGCCTATGGGCTTGGCGGGTTCTTCACCATCAAGGAAGCCGTAGGGTCACTACGCAAGGGCAAGTTCGAGATCGACAGCCTGATGCTGGTCGCGGCGGCCGGCGCAGCAGCGTTGGGCCAGTGGGCGGAAGGCGCGCTGCTGCTCTTCCTCTTCAGCATAGGCCACGCGCTAGAACATTTCGCGATGGGACGCGCTCGGCGCGCCATCGAGGCCCTGGCCGAGCTGGCCCCCGAATGCGCGAGCGTCCGGCGAGATGGCGCTATCATCGACGTGCCCGTCGAAGACCTCCAGATCGGTGACATCGTACTGGTCAAACCCAATGAACGGATCGCCTCCGATGGCGTGGTCGTGGTCGGCCAAAGCAGCGTCAATCAGGCGCCAGTAACTGGTGAAAGCGTCCCGGTCGATAAGCGACCAGCGGCGGACGCCAGCCTGACGTTTGAGAAGGCCAGCGCGGAGCACCGGGTTTTCGCGGGCACGATCAATGGCTCCGGCGCGATCGAGGTGCGGGTGGCGCGCGTATCCTCTGAGACTACCTTGGCCCGGGTGGTGAAGATGGTGGCCGAAGCCGAGGCCCAGCGCTCGCCGACCCAGCAGTTCACTGATCGCTTCGAGCGCCTGTTCGTCCCGGCCGTCTTGGTCGGTGTCGGGCTGTTGATGCTGGCCTTCCTGGTGCGCGACGAGCCGTTCAGTGTAAGCTTTTACCGGGCAATGGCGGTGCTGGTGGCCGCAAGTCCCTGCGCCTTGGCCATCTCGGTTCCCAGCGCTGTGCTGAGCGGCGTCGCGCGGGCAGGGCGTGGCGGTGTTTTGGTCAAGGGCGGCGGCCCGCTGGAGAATTTGGGAACGCTGACGGTCCTGGCGTTCGATAAGACGGGGACGCTGACCGAGGGCAAACCCAGGGTCACCGATGTGTGCCCCGCTCAAGGCGTAGAGGAACACCAGCTGCTGGCTGTCGCGATCGCCGTGGAATCGTTGAGCGATCACCCTCTGGCGGCAGCAGTTGTCCGCGACGGGGGCGCGCGATTGGGCGACAGGCCGCGTATGATCGCCGAAGGCGTCAGCAGCCTAACGGGCAAGGGGGTAGAGGCCCAGGTCGAAGGCCAGCGCGTGGTGATCGGCAAACCCGGCCTGTTCGAAGGCGAGGACGGCGAGCCAATGCCGGACGCTGTCCGAGCTGTGGCCAGCCAATTGGAGGCACAAGGCCGCACTGTCATGGTCGTGCGCCAGGGCGACCGCTATCTGGGTGCTCTAGGACTCATGGATACGGCGCGTCCCGCCGCCAAGGCGGTGATCGCGCGGCTGCGCCTGCTGGGCGTCAAGCGCATCGTCATGCTCTCGGGTGACAACCAAACCGTCGCCAGCGCCGTTGCCCGCGAATTGGGCCTGGACGAAGCCTTTGGCGGTCTGATGCCGGAGGACAAGGTTGAATTCATCAAGGCGACGAAAGCCCAAGAGGGCAAAGTCGCCATGGTCGGGGATGGGGTCAATGACGCCCCAGCCATGGCCAACGCCACCGTCGGCATCGCCATGGGTGCGGCGGGATCAGACGTCGCGTTAGAGACCGCCGACGTTGCCTTGATGGCCGACGATCTCAATCACCTTCCCTTCGCGGTCGGCTTGAGCCGTCAAACCAGCAGGGTCATCAAGCAAAACCTATGGGTCAGCCTGGGCATGGTGGTCTTTCTGATTCCCGCAACGTTGCTGGGCCTGAAGATCGGCGAGGCGGTCATTTTCCATGAAGGGTCAACCTTGTTGGTTGTCGCCAACGCCCTGAGGCTTCTGGCGTATCGGGACAGAACGGCCTGA
- the cueR gene encoding Cu(I)-responsive transcriptional regulator, translated as MNIGQASRASGVSAKMIRYYEEIGLLRPANRTDANYREYAAREINELRFVKRGRSLGFSMAEIAQLLTLWRNRDRPSREVKAIADRHVADLDARIAEMQAMADTLRHLSQCCAGDGRPECPILTDMAESLL; from the coding sequence ATGAATATCGGCCAGGCCTCTAGGGCGAGCGGCGTTTCGGCGAAGATGATCCGCTACTACGAGGAAATAGGGCTCCTGCGGCCTGCAAACCGGACCGACGCGAACTATCGCGAATACGCCGCCCGCGAAATCAACGAGTTGCGGTTCGTCAAGCGGGGCCGAAGCCTGGGTTTCTCGATGGCGGAGATTGCCCAGCTTCTGACCCTTTGGCGGAACCGGGACCGTCCTAGTCGGGAGGTCAAGGCTATTGCTGACCGTCACGTCGCTGACCTTGATGCTCGGATCGCCGAAATGCAGGCTATGGCGGACACTCTGCGCCATTTGTCCCAATGCTGCGCCGGCGATGGCCGGCCGGAGTGTCCGATCCTCACCGATATGGCCGAGTCCTTGCTCTGA
- a CDS encoding Spy/CpxP family protein refolding chaperone, with translation MSISRSIVLTLVLSTLAAAIGAWGGGQYVVRRMHHTTPLHQLVHEQLDLTPDQERRIDGLERQYAAKRLTLEAEMRAANAELAQAIQEQHSYTPKVQAAIDRFHMAMGALQKESVQHVIAMRTVLTPQQTSRFDDTVVKNLTEQSQ, from the coding sequence GTGAGCATCAGCCGCAGCATCGTCCTGACACTGGTCCTGTCGACCTTGGCCGCAGCCATCGGGGCTTGGGGCGGCGGGCAATATGTCGTGCGCCGGATGCATCATACCACGCCGCTGCATCAGCTCGTGCATGAACAACTTGATCTGACACCCGATCAGGAGCGTCGCATTGATGGCTTGGAGCGTCAGTACGCAGCCAAACGCCTGACGCTGGAAGCTGAGATGCGGGCCGCAAACGCCGAACTTGCCCAGGCCATCCAGGAACAGCACAGCTATACGCCCAAGGTACAGGCGGCGATTGATCGTTTTCATATGGCAATGGGCGCGCTTCAAAAAGAAAGCGTCCAGCATGTGATCGCGATGCGCACGGTGCTGACCCCGCAGCAGACCTCGCGCTTTGACGACACGGTCGTTAAGAACCTCACCGAACAGTCGCAGTGA
- a CDS encoding RNA polymerase sigma factor, translated as MTAATPTDEALACQAAKGDERAFAFLVGRHKEALYRLLRRYTGDADEAYEAVHEAFVAAWSALGKYDPSRAFGPWLRTIAINKARDRGRKMAVRRFFFGVAAPDDALAQAIDPSLAADDQLRQQQSMKVLELAIAKLPDALKAPLVLTAFDGLSHLEAAAILGVSAKSVETRVYRARKILATTLDPEAFRDH; from the coding sequence GTGACCGCAGCGACGCCCACCGACGAGGCTCTGGCGTGCCAAGCCGCGAAGGGTGATGAGCGCGCCTTCGCGTTCCTGGTGGGCCGACATAAAGAAGCGCTCTACCGGCTGCTGCGTCGCTACACCGGCGATGCCGACGAAGCCTACGAGGCCGTGCACGAGGCGTTCGTTGCTGCTTGGTCCGCACTGGGAAAATACGACCCCTCCCGCGCCTTCGGTCCCTGGCTGCGCACCATCGCGATCAACAAGGCGCGAGACCGCGGGCGCAAGATGGCTGTGCGCCGGTTCTTTTTCGGGGTCGCAGCGCCGGACGATGCGCTCGCCCAAGCGATTGATCCAAGCCTAGCGGCCGATGATCAATTGCGCCAACAGCAATCGATGAAGGTGTTGGAGCTGGCGATTGCAAAGCTTCCTGACGCTCTAAAGGCTCCTCTCGTGCTCACCGCCTTTGACGGTCTATCGCATCTGGAAGCCGCCGCGATCCTTGGTGTTTCAGCCAAGTCGGTTGAGACCCGGGTCTATCGCGCTCGCAAGATCCTTGCGACGACCCTGGATCCCGAAGCCTTCCGCGATCATTAG